The DNA segment AAGGTCTTCATGACTCGAACGCTGGGGACGTGGGTGATGCTGGCGGCGGCGGCCTGCGCGTTGCCGGCGGCGTTCGACATGGATCGCCGATCGCGCAAGGGCGGCCTGCCGCCCAAGCCCGTCTGGCAAATCGGCATCCTGGCGGGGACCGGGGCCGTCATCATCGTGTCGCTGCTTTGGTTCTGGGTCGCGGGGCTGCTGTTCAATGTCCAGGGAACCGAGGTTTTCGCAGGCCTGCTGGTCCTCGGCTGGCAGTTCCCCACGCTGGTCATTCTGGCACTGCTGGCCGCGCCAATCGAGGAATTGATCTTCCGCGGGGCGCTGCAGGGCCTGCTGGAGCGTATCTGCGCTCGGTTCGGATGGCCCGCCTGGTTGGCGGTGGTCGCGGCAGCGGCATTGTGGGCGCTGGGGCATGCAGGCATGGTGACGCCCGACGGTATCAAAGAAGGCCAGATACTGGCCATCGGGCTCATGCTGGGTTTCGCGCGCCGACGGTTCGGACTCGAGGGCGCTATCGCGATTCACCTGGGGTTGAACATGTGGACGCTCTTGATGCAGTTTGCCTTGAATTTGCTCGGGTTAGGGGCACAGTAGGCAGCGCCTTCCGCAACGGGCGCGGGTTTTGCCTATCTCTTCACCAAGCCGCCCACATTCGGGCGGCGCTCATCGATCTGGAACACAGGAAACGGAGTCTCATGCGCGTACGCTTCCCGTCGCTTCTCGTCCCCATTCTACTTCTGCTCGCAGCGCTGCCCGGCGCGGCCCTGGCCCAGGGATTCGGCAATCTGTCGAACTTCCGGTACCCGGCCGAGGTCTCCGCCGCCTTCACGCCGAGCGTCGCTCTTCCCGGCGAAGAGGTTCGCCTGGATGTGACCGTGGACCTGAACGAGGGCTATCACATCTACGCAATGAACCTCGGTGCCGCAGGGCCAGTTGCGACGGCGATCACAATCGGCGACAGCACCGG comes from the bacterium genome and includes:
- a CDS encoding CPBP family intramembrane metalloprotease translates to MPLLSPDDYVSAAQTVAQLSALGAVVGASIWMMARPQIVGQWLVGNRPVRRSLVAGVTLMVLGSVCAALAVWVGGVEKVFMTRTLGTWVMLAAAACALPAAFDMDRRSRKGGLPPKPVWQIGILAGTGAVIIVSLLWFWVAGLLFNVQGTEVFAGLLVLGWQFPTLVILALLAAPIEELIFRGALQGLLERICARFGWPAWLAVVAAAALWALGHAGMVTPDGIKEGQILAIGLMLGFARRRFGLEGAIAIHLGLNMWTLLMQFALNLLGLGAQ